In the genome of Caenorhabditis elegans chromosome IV, the window TCCATTGAATGACATCTCTTAACTGCTCAGCCAATTGATTAAATGCCATAAAATTGAGATGAGCATTTGGAAGAATTCTTGGATGACCGTGATAGATTAAGAATAAATCTTTGAgtagaagaacaaaaaatggtatcacaattttttgttgatttcctCTTGCACTATCGGCTCTCCATTGAGCAGCTTTGATTGTTGCTCGGTAGCTcaagaaatttccagatggaTCCAGTTGGTGTTGAAGGATTTCAAGTTTAGCTTTTTCCACTCGACACCACTGTAAATCAacagttttttgtaaatagGAAACTGGATGTAATAGTTTTGTTCGCCGATTCCATAACAATGGTGAACACTAATAGTAAGagttgccaatttttgaattaaaaaaaatcaaattggaTTGCGCCGTGATATTCAGTCCTTtcaatttattagttttttaaacttacagTTTTCTTTAACCTGCTGACTGCAGGAAGAGATAATCCAGCAACAATAGCCAtcattgaattaaaatttccaatttcacagCATTCTTTGGCAATATCAATCATAAACTCAAAGACAGCAACTCGATTCctgcataatattttttattttctctttttcgttCAAATGCAAACCTTTTCTTTGtctgtttcaaaacttcaattgCTGCAAATGCAGATAACCTATTAAACCATTCAATATAAAATGATATTGAGCTTATCGTTCCTTCTTTATTTTTCGAGTGTCTTCCGATTTCTGATAAAGGATCCGATGCGAGGCTCTGTACAATTTCATCAACTCCAACCATACTGAATCGTTCCATTTCAATATGCGTCAATTGTTGGGCGACTGTCTTTGCGTCATTACACAAAACAAATAATCCCGTctgaaataatacaaaaactgTGTTTTGGTTTAATTAAAACTCATGACAACTCACCATACTATCAGATTGTTCTGGGAGATTTGTGTTTTCTGACAGAGCTTTTTGAAGATTTGCAACTGCTTTCTCATACCGATCCAATTTATTTAGCTGAAATATATATACAAGTATATGGATGTTCACCTCTGGACAaagttttatcaatttgaatatttgcaaaaagcagtcaagatttggaaaaacttTTGTCAGCTTTTTGTCATTATGGTGTTCATGATAAACTACAGCTAGTGAAGAAGTTTTGCTCGAAATCCATATTTTAAAACgtagtttcaattttcgaagcagatct includes:
- the R05G6.10 gene encoding Ras-GEF domain-containing protein (Confirmed by transcript evidence) encodes the protein MISLTQQVSAVRLDTHKSDTFEQNDLVLDNTGAVLSGSRDALIRRLVPTRDFCPDESYIFSLLVNIRTFISPHELMQKIVQYCMFAQNADSHNFAKEGRGRMFAHILRLCSEWATNIPYDFKTEYMRTRLNELLRLCAVDKTYQQKTTELQSTLRSSLNKLDRYEKAVANLQKALSENTNLPEQSDSMTGLFVLCNDAKTVAQQLTHIEMERFSMVGVDEIVQSLASDPLSEIGRHSKNKEGTISSISFYIEWFNRLSAFAAIEVLKQTKKRNRVAVFEFMIDIAKECCEIGNFNSMMAIVAGLSLPAVSRLKKTWCRVEKAKLEILQHQLDPSGNFLSYRATIKAAQWRADSARGNQQKIVIPFFVLLLKDLFLIYHGHPRILPNAHLNFMAFNQLAEQLRDVIQWKSTVCTFEKNPQVLQYLLITSVSGEKDSMLMSFECEPPESSSERDQHKKLKGGK
- the R05G6.10 gene encoding Ras-GEF domain-containing protein (Confirmed by transcript evidence); the protein is MFAQNADSHNFAKEGRGRMFAHILRLCSEWATNIPYDFKTEYMRTRLNELLRLCAVDKTYQQKTTELQSTLRSSLNKLDRYEKAVANLQKALSENTNLPEQSDSMTGLFVLCNDAKTVAQQLTHIEMERFSMVGVDEIVQSLASDPLSEIGRHSKNKEGTISSISFYIEWFNRLSAFAAIEVLKQTKKRNRVAVFEFMIDIAKECCEIGNFNSMMAIVAGLSLPAVSRLKKTWCRVEKAKLEILQHQLDPSGNFLSYRATIKAAQWRADSARGNQQKIVIPFFVLLLKDLFLIYHGHPRILPNAHLNFMAFNQLAEQLRDVIQWKSTVCTFEKNPQVLQYLLITSVSGEKDSMLMSFECEPPESSSERDQHKKLKGGK
- the R05G6.10 gene encoding Ras-GEF domain-containing protein (Partially confirmed by transcript evidence); this encodes MLSTQSARGYNTLPRRAAILTSSQSQTGMISLTQQVSAVRLDTHKSDTFEQNDLVLDNTGAVLSGSRDALIRRLVPTRDFCPDESYIFSLLVNIRTFISPHELMQKIVQYCMFAQNADSHNFAKEGRGRMFAHILRLCSEWATNIPYDFKTEYMRTRLNELLRLCAVDKTYQQKTTELQSTLRSSLNKLDRYEKAVANLQKALSENTNLPEQSDSMTGLFVLCNDAKTVAQQLTHIEMERFSMVGVDEIVQSLASDPLSEIGRHSKNKEGTISSISFYIEWFNRLSAFAAIEVLKQTKKRNRVAVFEFMIDIAKECCEIGNFNSMMAIVAGLSLPAVSRLKKTWCRVEKAKLEILQHQLDPSGNFLSYRATIKAAQWRADSARGNQQKIVIPFFVLLLKDLFLIYHGHPRILPNAHLNFMAFNQLAEQLRDVIQWKSTVCTFEKNPQVLQYLLITSVSGEKDSMLMSFECEPPESSSERDQHKKLKGGK